The Tripterygium wilfordii isolate XIE 37 chromosome 17, ASM1340144v1, whole genome shotgun sequence genome has a window encoding:
- the LOC119982331 gene encoding cytochrome b561 domain-containing protein At2g30890-like codes for MQVLLKLISFAIHASLITLVSPSVDSSQENSKTISNNTSNSSIHKLSPKLLFEITVHGFLLWASVGFLMPVGILIIRMSNREECGRRLKILFYLHTISQMLSVLLATAGAVMSIKNFNNSFNNNHQRIGVALYGIMWFQALMGFLRPQRGSRGRSVWFFVHWLLGTAISLLGTIDIYTGLQVYHEKTSKSIRLWTTIFTIEISLIAFFYLFQEKWVYIQKQGVILGDEPIRPSNNVISPQDRKELVTASC; via the exons ATGCAGGTTCTGCTGAAGTTGATTTCTTTTGCAATTCATGCGAGTCTTATTACGCTTGTTTCACCATCAGTTGATTCTTCTCAAGAGAATTCGAAAACAATAAGCAATAATACAAGCAACAGCAGCATTCATAAG TTGAGTCCTAAGCTGCTATTTGAGATTACAGTTCATGGGTTTCTGCTCTGGGCTTCAGTGGGATTTCTGATGCCTGTTGGGATACTCATTATCAGAATGTCAAACAGAGAAGAATGTGGAAGAAGGCTCAAGATTCTGTTCTATCTTCATACAATTTCACAG ATGCTATCTGTACTTCTTGCGACGGCAGGAGCAGTAATGTCCATCAAAAACTTCAACAATTCCTTCAATAATAATCACCAGAGAATTGGGGTTGCACTCTATGGCATCATGTGGTTTCAAGCCCTGATGGGGTTTTTACGGCCACAAAG GGGATCCAGAGGAAGAAGTGTATGGTTTTTTGTGCACTGGCTACTTGGAACTGCTATATCTCTGCTAGGAACCATCGACATATACACAGGATTGCAAGTCTATCATGAGAAAACATCAAAAAGTATAAGGCTATGGACAACAATTTTCACTATAGAAATCTCTCTCATTGCCTTCTTTTACCTGTTCCAGGAAAAATGGGTGTATATACAGAAGCAAGGAGTGATTTTGGGTGATGAACCAATACGACCCTCCAATAATGTGATTTCTCCACAAGACAGAAAGGAATTGGTGACTGCATCTTGTTAA
- the LOC119982330 gene encoding GDSL esterase/lipase At4g10955-like isoform X2 — MHFTSLALEMLPLLPGKTSSILVVINLFNRKDANYKRTAMSCFIQAVYLLELDRQENRTAENALAPAWWMIFKYKLVQILIDERDGSIFGAVLEWDRPAALADMVLIRPSGAPKAVLALRGTLLNRPTIRRDIEDDLRFLAWESLKGSVRFKGAFEALKSMAERYGSHNICVAGHSLGAGFALQVGKALAKEGLYVDAHLFNPPSVSLAMSLKNIGEKAGFAWKRIKLMLPSTNEAQGIGDEVEKNSTVGLKNWLLNFYGEKSPVQLNKWVPHLYVNNSDYICCSYNDPDQPEDKSAEKKNMGPTNGQVAAKLFVKSKGKQRFLEAHGLEQWWSDDLELRLALHNSKVISRQLKSLYSLPASQQPLGKPQ, encoded by the exons ATGCATTTCACGTCTCTGGCCCTCGAAATGTTGCCTCTCCTACCTGGAAAGACCTCATCTATTCTAGTTG TGATTAATCTGTTCAACAGGAAGGATGCAAACTACAAGAGAACCGCTATGTCCTGCTTCATACAAGCAGTTTACTTGCTTGAACTTGACAGACAAGAAAACAGAACAGCAGAAAATGCCCTGGCTCCAGCATGGTGGATGATCTTCAAGTACAAGCTGGTTCAAATATTAATTGATGAAAGAGATGGATCTATATTTGGTGCAGTACTAGAATGGGATAGACCTGCAGCATTGGCTGATATGGTACTTATCAGACCCAGCGGAGCACCTAAGGCTGTTTTGGCACTTCGGGGGACTTTACTCAATCGCCCAACCATCCGAAGAGATATTGAAGATGACCTCCGGTTTCTAGCCTGGGAAAGCCTGAAGGGCTCTGTTAGGTTCAAAGGAGCATTTGAGGCTTTAAAATCCATGGCTGAAAGGTATGGGAGCCACAATATATGTGTTGCCGGTCATTCACTGGGTGCTGGCTTTGCTCTCCAAGTGGGCAAAGCATTAGCAAAAGAAGGGCTATATGTAGATGCACATTTATTTAACCCTCCTTCTGTTTCATTGGCTATGAGCTTGAAGAACATTGGGGAAAAAGCTGGCTTTGCTTGGAAGAGAATTAAATTGATGCTTCCTTCAACTAATGAAGCTCAGGGCATCGGTGATGAGGTGGAGAAGAATTCCACTGTTGGGTTAAAGAACTGgttattgaatttttatggtgAGAAGTCTCCTGTGCAATTAAATAAATGGGTACCTCATTTATATGTGAACAATAGTGACTATATCTGTTGCTCTTATAATGATCCCGATCAACCGGAAGACAAAAGTGCAGAGAAGAAGAATATGGGTCCTACGAACGGGCAAGTAGCAGCAAAGCTTTTTGTGAAGTCCAAGGGAAAACAGAGGTTTCTCGAGGCCCATGGATTAGAACAGTGGTGGTCGGACGACTTGGAACTTCGACTAGCTCTCCATAATAGTAAGGTGATAAGCAGGCAGTTGAAGTCCCTGTATAGCCTCCCAGCTTCACAACAACCACTGGGAAAGCCACAATGA
- the LOC119982330 gene encoding GDSL esterase/lipase At4g10955-like isoform X1, with the protein MAKRGADEITKEEVMVEKEEAHPYAFHVSGPRNVASPTWKDLIYSSWKDANYKRTAMSCFIQAVYLLELDRQENRTAENALAPAWWMIFKYKLVQILIDERDGSIFGAVLEWDRPAALADMVLIRPSGAPKAVLALRGTLLNRPTIRRDIEDDLRFLAWESLKGSVRFKGAFEALKSMAERYGSHNICVAGHSLGAGFALQVGKALAKEGLYVDAHLFNPPSVSLAMSLKNIGEKAGFAWKRIKLMLPSTNEAQGIGDEVEKNSTVGLKNWLLNFYGEKSPVQLNKWVPHLYVNNSDYICCSYNDPDQPEDKSAEKKNMGPTNGQVAAKLFVKSKGKQRFLEAHGLEQWWSDDLELRLALHNSKVISRQLKSLYSLPASQQPLGKPQ; encoded by the exons ATGGCAAAGCGAGGGGCAGATGAGATAACAAAGGAAGAGGTGATGGTGGAGAAGGAGGAAGCTCACCCATATGCATTTCACGTCTCTGGCCCTCGAAATGTTGCCTCTCCTACCTGGAAAGACCTCATCTATTCTAGTTG GAAGGATGCAAACTACAAGAGAACCGCTATGTCCTGCTTCATACAAGCAGTTTACTTGCTTGAACTTGACAGACAAGAAAACAGAACAGCAGAAAATGCCCTGGCTCCAGCATGGTGGATGATCTTCAAGTACAAGCTGGTTCAAATATTAATTGATGAAAGAGATGGATCTATATTTGGTGCAGTACTAGAATGGGATAGACCTGCAGCATTGGCTGATATGGTACTTATCAGACCCAGCGGAGCACCTAAGGCTGTTTTGGCACTTCGGGGGACTTTACTCAATCGCCCAACCATCCGAAGAGATATTGAAGATGACCTCCGGTTTCTAGCCTGGGAAAGCCTGAAGGGCTCTGTTAGGTTCAAAGGAGCATTTGAGGCTTTAAAATCCATGGCTGAAAGGTATGGGAGCCACAATATATGTGTTGCCGGTCATTCACTGGGTGCTGGCTTTGCTCTCCAAGTGGGCAAAGCATTAGCAAAAGAAGGGCTATATGTAGATGCACATTTATTTAACCCTCCTTCTGTTTCATTGGCTATGAGCTTGAAGAACATTGGGGAAAAAGCTGGCTTTGCTTGGAAGAGAATTAAATTGATGCTTCCTTCAACTAATGAAGCTCAGGGCATCGGTGATGAGGTGGAGAAGAATTCCACTGTTGGGTTAAAGAACTGgttattgaatttttatggtgAGAAGTCTCCTGTGCAATTAAATAAATGGGTACCTCATTTATATGTGAACAATAGTGACTATATCTGTTGCTCTTATAATGATCCCGATCAACCGGAAGACAAAAGTGCAGAGAAGAAGAATATGGGTCCTACGAACGGGCAAGTAGCAGCAAAGCTTTTTGTGAAGTCCAAGGGAAAACAGAGGTTTCTCGAGGCCCATGGATTAGAACAGTGGTGGTCGGACGACTTGGAACTTCGACTAGCTCTCCATAATAGTAAGGTGATAAGCAGGCAGTTGAAGTCCCTGTATAGCCTCCCAGCTTCACAACAACCACTGGGAAAGCCACAATGA
- the LOC119982332 gene encoding uncharacterized protein LOC119982332, whose protein sequence is MALNLSLPLPPCLIPKHKHQSRLSSFSSSSSSSSYRASAQSERTQGGVTEEESSAAFSGTLSSVRTRLDLLEQLTSTSSSVDGGYESDGHGLSRNLTIREQLAQLVGEREGDFSIPLGKDLKKVSAKFLTISQKRNIRRQAYLDEVSQRNDSVFFATIGAFVILPPFIILGIAIITGYVQLFP, encoded by the exons ATGGCATTGAATCTCagtcttcctcttcctccatgTCTGATTCCAAAACACAAGCACCAGTCCAGgctatcttctttttcttcttcttcttcttcttcttcatataGAGCATCCGCGCAGTCTGAGAGGACCCAAGGCGGAGTAACGGAGGAGGAATCTTCTGCTGCCTTTTCTG GGACTCTCTCTTCCGTGCGAACTCGGTTAGATCTCTTGGAGCAACTCACTTCTACTAGTTCATCAGTTGATG GAGGTTATGAGAGTGATggccatggcctttctcgaaACCTTACAATTCGAGAACAGCTAGCGCAGCTAGTTGGAGAAAGAGAAGGCGACTTCAGCATTCCTTTGGGAAAGGATTTGAAGAAGGTTAGTGCCAAATTCTTGACTATATCACAAAAGAGAAATATCAGAAGACAAGCCTACCTAGATGAAGTGTCTCAAAGGAATGACTCAGTTTTCTTTGCTACTATTGGAGCATTTGTTATCCTTCCCCCTTTTATAATATTAGGAATTGCTATAATTACTGGTTATGTGCAGCTTTTTCCATGA